The following proteins come from a genomic window of Pseudomonas sp. J452:
- a CDS encoding fumarylacetoacetate hydrolase family protein — protein MSYQHQYTDGTPIHFPLGKVVCVGRNYAEHAAELNNPIPSEPLLFIKPGSCTVALNDSFAIPQDRGVVHYEAEIAVLIGKPLSKKPSVEEVRDAISGFAPALDLTLRDVQAKLKEKGLPWELAKSFDGAYVLAPFVAGDAYPDLADIGIRLSINGELRQDGNSSAMLNPIIGLIQHIAGHFSLQPGDVISTGTPAGVGPLASGNQLEIALGGHAAFSTRVL, from the coding sequence ATGAGCTACCAGCACCAGTACACCGATGGCACGCCGATCCACTTCCCGCTGGGCAAGGTGGTCTGCGTCGGGCGCAACTACGCCGAGCATGCTGCCGAGCTGAACAACCCGATCCCGAGCGAGCCGCTGCTGTTCATCAAGCCGGGCAGCTGCACGGTGGCGCTGAACGACAGCTTCGCCATTCCGCAGGATCGCGGCGTGGTGCACTACGAGGCGGAAATCGCCGTGCTGATCGGCAAGCCGCTGTCGAAGAAACCCTCGGTAGAAGAAGTGCGCGACGCCATTTCCGGCTTCGCCCCGGCACTGGACCTGACCCTGCGCGACGTGCAGGCCAAGCTCAAGGAAAAGGGCCTGCCGTGGGAGCTGGCCAAGTCCTTCGACGGCGCCTATGTGCTGGCGCCGTTCGTTGCCGGTGACGCCTACCCGGATCTAGCCGATATCGGCATCCGCCTGTCGATCAATGGCGAGCTGCGCCAGGACGGCAACAGCAGCGCCATGCTCAACCCGATCATCGGCCTGATCCAGCACATCGCCGGGCATTTCAGCCTGCAGCCGGGTGACGTGATCTCCACTGGCACCCCCGCCGGCGTCGGCCCGTTGGCCAGCGGCAACCAGCTGGAAATAGCCCTGGGTGGGCACGCCGCCTTCAGTACGCGGGTACTCTGA
- a CDS encoding SdiA-regulated domain-containing protein, giving the protein MQSLALPRRPWLSLALAGSLAATVAAINFLHWDDRTLLWLKEHNLPSAERAASIWLPGYRATLQGKALAGLEAGETSDLAYNPVTGTLFTVTGKQPTLVEISREGEVLRRITLKGFANPEGVAVLENGNVAVIDERRRNLSIFELNPLTRELDLADGKPFDLGYPDAGNKGFEGIAWDPTQQRLLLGKERNPIAMFSLASNGKQLLSSVLQLLPDHGLDMRNLSALSVDPQTGHILALSAQSNLLLELDEHGQALSFISLLGGMNGLDQRIPRAEGVAMDQDGTIYMVSEPNLFYVFNKDGQAKADKG; this is encoded by the coding sequence ATGCAGTCCCTCGCCCTTCCCCGCCGCCCCTGGCTGTCACTGGCCCTGGCCGGCAGCCTGGCCGCCACCGTTGCCGCCATCAATTTCCTGCACTGGGATGACCGCACCCTGCTCTGGCTCAAGGAGCACAACCTGCCCAGCGCCGAGCGCGCCGCCAGCATCTGGCTGCCCGGCTACCGCGCCACCCTGCAGGGCAAGGCACTGGCCGGCCTGGAAGCCGGAGAAACCTCGGACCTGGCCTACAACCCGGTCACCGGCACCCTGTTCACCGTTACCGGCAAGCAACCTACCCTGGTGGAGATCAGCCGCGAGGGCGAGGTGCTGCGACGCATCACCCTGAAGGGTTTTGCCAACCCAGAAGGCGTGGCAGTGCTGGAAAACGGCAACGTCGCGGTGATCGACGAGCGCCGGCGCAACCTGTCGATCTTCGAACTGAACCCGCTGACCCGCGAACTCGACCTGGCCGACGGCAAGCCGTTCGACCTCGGCTACCCGGACGCCGGCAACAAGGGCTTCGAAGGGATCGCCTGGGACCCGACCCAGCAGCGCCTGCTGCTGGGCAAGGAGCGCAACCCGATTGCCATGTTCAGCCTGGCCAGCAACGGCAAGCAGCTGCTGTCCTCGGTCCTGCAACTACTGCCCGACCATGGCCTGGACATGCGCAACCTTTCGGCCCTTAGCGTCGACCCGCAGACCGGGCACATCCTGGCGCTGTCGGCGCAGTCCAACCTGTTGCTGGAGCTGGACGAGCACGGCCAGGCACTCAGCTTCATCAGCCTGCTGGGCGGTATGAACGGCCTGGACCAGCGCATCCCGCGCGCCGAAGGGGTAGCCATGGACCAGGACGGCACCATCTATATGGTCAGTGAGCCGAACCTGTTCTATGTGTTCAACAAGGATGGCCAAGCCAAGGCCGACAAGGGCTAA
- a CDS encoding histone deacetylase family protein — protein MLTIYSDDHHLHHGKYELIDGQLTPCFEKPSRADMVLARAQAVQLGEVAKPREFGLDPVLRVHDEGFVHFLRNAWSEWSALGRSHDMLPFTWPNRRLRQTIPDCIDGKLGYYSFDAGVPITAGSWQAISASANVALTGQAELAKGARGVFSLCRPPGHHAAADYMGGYCYLNNAAIAAQACLDQGAARVAILDVDYHHGNGTQDIFYDRADVLFTSIHGDPRFEYPFFLGYADEKGVGVGQGFNFNYPLAAGSDWAVWSLALAAACRQIAAYAPDVLVVSLGVDTFKEDPISQFKLDSPDYLRMGEIIGKLGVQTLFVMEGGYAVEEIGINAINVLQGFDSVTAV, from the coding sequence ATGCTGACGATTTACAGCGACGACCATCATCTGCACCACGGCAAATACGAGCTGATCGATGGCCAGCTCACCCCCTGTTTCGAGAAGCCCAGTCGTGCCGACATGGTCCTCGCGCGCGCCCAGGCGGTGCAGCTGGGTGAAGTGGCCAAGCCACGCGAGTTCGGTCTGGACCCGGTGTTGCGGGTGCATGACGAAGGTTTCGTGCACTTTTTGCGTAACGCCTGGAGCGAGTGGTCGGCCCTCGGCCGCAGCCACGACATGCTGCCTTTCACCTGGCCCAACCGGCGCCTGCGCCAGACCATTCCGGACTGCATCGACGGCAAGCTCGGCTACTACAGCTTCGACGCCGGCGTGCCGATCACCGCTGGCAGCTGGCAGGCCATCAGCGCCTCGGCCAACGTCGCCCTGACCGGCCAGGCCGAGCTGGCCAAGGGCGCGCGCGGGGTGTTCTCGCTGTGCCGGCCGCCGGGTCACCACGCCGCTGCCGACTACATGGGCGGTTACTGCTACCTGAACAATGCCGCCATCGCCGCCCAGGCCTGCCTGGACCAGGGCGCCGCGCGGGTGGCCATTCTCGACGTCGACTACCACCACGGCAACGGCACCCAGGACATTTTCTACGATCGCGCCGACGTGCTGTTCACCTCGATCCACGGCGACCCGCGCTTCGAGTACCCGTTCTTCCTCGGTTATGCCGACGAGAAGGGCGTGGGCGTCGGCCAGGGCTTCAACTTCAACTACCCGCTGGCCGCCGGCAGCGACTGGGCCGTATGGAGCCTGGCGCTGGCCGCCGCCTGCCGGCAGATCGCCGCCTACGCGCCGGATGTGCTGGTGGTGTCGCTGGGTGTGGACACTTTCAAGGAAGACCCGATCTCGCAGTTCAAGCTCGATAGCCCGGACTACCTGCGCATGGGCGAAATCATCGGCAAGCTCGGCGTGCAGACCCTGTTCGTCATGGAAGGCGGCTATGCGGTGGAAGAGATCGGCATCAATGCGATCAACGTGTTGCAGGGCTTCGACAGCGTGACTGCCGTCTGA
- a CDS encoding extracellular solute-binding protein, with product MIRRTPLALSVVFAMGLSGAAQAAGTLNFANWSDYYPPELLKKFEADTGIKATLDAYDSNETLLAKLKAGGGNYDVVVPSDSFIQIMVQEDLLQKFDKSKLPNLANLAPTFQKLDFDPAHDYSVPYLWGTTGYSYDSAQVPGGKLDESWGPFFEPPAELKGKVVALNSMDDLFPPAAFYLGVDRCTENPEDVKKVMELLLKQKPMLAMYNSDGTIERMAAGEVAMHQQWNGAFHRAKEQRASLTYVYPKEGIATFIDNFVIPKGATNVAEAHVFINWMMQPENIAAASNFAKYNNAVAGAEKFMDKALFDDPAINTPADKLDRLRSFQLCSPKALSLRSKVWTKLKK from the coding sequence ATGATCCGTCGCACCCCGCTCGCGCTTTCCGTTGTGTTCGCCATGGGCCTGTCCGGCGCCGCCCAGGCCGCCGGCACGCTGAACTTCGCCAACTGGTCGGACTACTACCCGCCGGAGCTGCTGAAGAAGTTCGAGGCCGACACCGGCATCAAGGCCACTCTCGACGCCTACGACTCCAACGAAACCCTGCTGGCCAAGCTCAAGGCCGGCGGTGGCAACTACGACGTGGTGGTGCCGTCGGACAGCTTCATCCAGATCATGGTGCAGGAAGACCTGCTGCAGAAGTTCGACAAGAGCAAGCTGCCCAACCTGGCGAACCTGGCGCCGACCTTCCAGAAGCTCGACTTCGACCCGGCCCATGACTACAGCGTGCCGTACCTGTGGGGCACCACCGGCTACAGCTACGACAGCGCCCAGGTGCCGGGCGGCAAGCTCGACGAAAGCTGGGGGCCGTTCTTCGAGCCGCCGGCCGAGCTGAAGGGCAAAGTGGTGGCGCTCAACTCGATGGACGACCTGTTTCCGCCGGCGGCCTTCTACCTGGGCGTCGACCGCTGCACCGAGAACCCCGAAGACGTGAAGAAGGTGATGGAGCTGCTGCTCAAGCAGAAACCCATGCTGGCCATGTACAACAGCGATGGCACCATCGAGCGCATGGCCGCCGGCGAAGTGGCCATGCACCAGCAATGGAACGGTGCCTTCCACCGCGCCAAGGAGCAGCGCGCCAGCCTGACCTACGTCTACCCGAAGGAAGGCATCGCCACCTTCATCGACAATTTCGTGATTCCCAAGGGCGCCACCAACGTCGCCGAGGCCCATGTGTTCATCAACTGGATGATGCAGCCAGAGAACATCGCCGCCGCCTCCAACTTCGCCAAGTACAACAACGCCGTGGCCGGCGCCGAGAAGTTCATGGACAAGGCGCTGTTCGATGATCCGGCGATCAATACCCCGGCCGACAAGCTCGACCGCCTACGCTCCTTCCAGCTCTGCTCGCCGAAGGCGCTGAGCCTGCGCAGCAAGGTGTGGACCAAGCTGAAGAAGTAA
- a CDS encoding ABC transporter permease, translating into MNLQGPLWRFSGVRPAAWVFFAFLYIPIIVLVLLSFNAGQSATLWQGFSLKWYGVVAADAEILRAAKNSLIVATCATLISTSLATLAALGMHGRRFRGQGVIHGVLGLPLLVPDIVCAVAILMFFAFIGLKLSLLTILIAHVVFCTPFAYLPIRARLQGMNPQLLEAAADLYASPWRVFWRVSFPLLLPGILSGAMLAFIISMDDFVITYFVAGAGSTTLPVYIFSSIRMGISPKINAISSIMLVLSILFVALSYYIGQRKR; encoded by the coding sequence ATGAACCTGCAGGGTCCGCTGTGGCGCTTCAGCGGTGTGCGGCCGGCCGCCTGGGTGTTCTTCGCCTTCCTGTATATCCCGATCATCGTGCTGGTGCTGCTGAGCTTCAACGCCGGTCAGTCGGCCACCCTGTGGCAGGGTTTCAGCCTGAAGTGGTACGGCGTGGTGGCGGCGGATGCGGAAATCCTCCGCGCGGCGAAGAACTCGCTGATCGTCGCGACCTGCGCCACGCTGATCTCCACCAGCCTGGCGACCCTGGCGGCGCTGGGCATGCACGGCCGGCGCTTTCGCGGCCAGGGCGTGATCCATGGGGTACTCGGCCTGCCGTTGCTGGTGCCGGATATCGTCTGTGCCGTGGCGATCCTGATGTTCTTCGCCTTTATCGGCCTCAAGCTGTCACTGCTGACCATCCTCATCGCCCATGTGGTGTTCTGCACGCCGTTCGCCTATCTGCCGATCCGCGCTCGCCTGCAGGGCATGAATCCGCAGCTGCTGGAGGCTGCCGCCGACCTGTACGCCTCGCCGTGGCGGGTGTTCTGGCGGGTCAGCTTCCCGCTGCTGCTGCCGGGCATCCTCTCCGGGGCGATGCTGGCCTTCATCATTTCGATGGACGACTTCGTCATCACCTACTTCGTCGCCGGGGCCGGCTCGACCACCCTGCCGGTGTACATCTTCAGCTCCATTCGCATGGGCATATCGCCGAAGATCAATGCGATTTCTTCGATCATGCTCGTGCTTTCCATTCTTTTCGTCGCACTGTCGTACTACATCGGCCAGCGCAAGCGCTGA
- a CDS encoding ABC transporter permease — translation MSTPRELADRRQLLRRLGLISPSMLVLAVFLVAPLAIMLLVSFLQSGDYGGVKWGQYSVDAYVNFLYERDFDDSLVFNTDYLGIFQRSFWLAVTTTLGCLLIGFPTALYLALQSEKKRNLLLFLVTVPFWTNLLVRVYAWILLLRNGGLVDGLLGFFGIPEGTVSLLYSDVAVMIGLLYTFLPFMVLPIYTSLEKLDWRLVEAAFDLGANRWQALRRVILPLALPGMLAGATLVFIPALGNYIIPELLGGGKALMIGNLIQLQFGSGHNWPLGSALAFALFSLVLLALLFNGLRQRGGEVRA, via the coding sequence ATGAGTACCCCGCGCGAACTGGCTGATCGCCGCCAACTGCTGCGTCGGTTGGGGCTGATCAGCCCGAGCATGCTGGTGCTGGCGGTGTTCCTGGTCGCGCCGCTGGCGATCATGCTGCTGGTGTCGTTCCTGCAGTCCGGCGACTACGGCGGGGTGAAGTGGGGGCAGTATTCGGTCGACGCCTACGTCAACTTCCTCTACGAGCGCGACTTCGACGACAGCCTGGTGTTCAACACCGATTACCTGGGCATCTTCCAGCGCTCCTTCTGGCTGGCCGTGACCACCACCCTGGGTTGCCTGCTGATCGGTTTTCCCACCGCGTTGTACCTGGCGCTGCAGAGCGAGAAGAAGCGCAACCTGCTGCTGTTCCTGGTCACCGTGCCGTTCTGGACCAACCTGCTGGTGCGCGTCTACGCCTGGATCCTGCTGCTGCGCAACGGCGGCCTGGTGGATGGCCTGCTCGGTTTCTTCGGTATCCCGGAAGGCACGGTCAGCCTGCTGTACAGCGATGTGGCGGTGATGATCGGCCTGCTCTACACCTTCCTGCCGTTCATGGTGCTGCCGATCTACACCAGCCTGGAGAAGCTCGACTGGCGCCTGGTGGAAGCCGCCTTCGACCTGGGTGCCAACCGTTGGCAGGCGCTCAGGCGGGTGATCCTGCCGCTGGCCCTGCCGGGCATGCTGGCCGGCGCCACCCTGGTGTTCATCCCGGCGCTGGGCAACTACATCATTCCCGAGCTGCTCGGTGGCGGTAAGGCGCTGATGATCGGCAACCTGATCCAGCTGCAGTTCGGATCCGGACACAACTGGCCGCTGGGTTCGGCGCTGGCCTTCGCCCTGTTCAGCCTGGTGCTGCTGGCCCTGCTGTTCAACGGCTTGCGCCAGCGTGGCGGGGAGGTGCGCGCATGA
- a CDS encoding ABC transporter ATP-binding protein — translation MTCAISIETLSMEFGAPGHGMKALDEVSLEIGDNEFFTLLGPSGCGKTTLLRLIAGFEQPSAGVIRLYGEPMQDLPPFRRPVNTVFQSYALFPHMTVAQNIGFGLEMQGKPKAEIAATVERMLALVKLPDVGNRRADQLSGGQQQRIALARALASRPRVLLLDESLSALDQKLRKEMQIELKRLQAETGITFIFVTHDQEEALTMSDRIAVMSQGRILQIGTPSEIYESPVNRTVADFIGETNFLTGDPFSGGVRLADGQLLSVPCSQTTPVTLAIRPERVALSESGNLTAEVEEVVYIGTDTLYLLKVAGQSGFRVRQQNRGGALQSLARGAQVRLDVPAAAVRVLVE, via the coding sequence ATGACTTGCGCGATTTCGATCGAAACCCTGAGCATGGAGTTCGGCGCCCCGGGCCATGGCATGAAGGCCCTGGACGAGGTCTCCCTGGAGATCGGCGACAACGAGTTCTTCACCCTGCTCGGCCCTTCCGGCTGCGGCAAGACCACCCTGCTGCGCTTGATCGCCGGTTTCGAGCAGCCCAGCGCCGGGGTGATCCGCCTGTATGGCGAACCGATGCAGGACCTGCCGCCATTCCGCCGCCCGGTCAACACGGTGTTCCAGAGCTATGCGCTGTTCCCGCACATGACGGTGGCGCAGAACATCGGCTTCGGCCTGGAGATGCAGGGCAAGCCCAAGGCCGAGATCGCCGCCACCGTCGAGCGCATGCTGGCGCTGGTCAAGCTACCGGACGTCGGCAATCGCCGCGCCGACCAGCTCTCCGGCGGCCAGCAGCAACGCATCGCCCTGGCTCGCGCCCTGGCCAGTCGGCCGCGGGTGCTGCTGCTCGACGAGTCGCTGTCGGCGCTGGACCAGAAGCTGCGCAAGGAAATGCAGATCGAGCTCAAGCGCCTGCAAGCCGAGACCGGCATCACCTTCATCTTCGTCACCCATGACCAGGAAGAAGCGCTGACCATGAGCGACCGCATCGCGGTGATGAGCCAGGGGCGCATCCTGCAGATCGGCACGCCCAGCGAGATCTACGAGAGCCCGGTCAACCGCACCGTGGCCGACTTTATCGGCGAGACCAATTTCCTCACCGGCGACCCGTTCAGCGGTGGCGTGCGCCTGGCCGATGGCCAGCTGCTCAGCGTGCCGTGTAGCCAGACCACTCCGGTGACCCTGGCCATTCGCCCGGAGCGGGTGGCGCTGAGCGAGTCGGGCAATCTCACCGCCGAGGTGGAGGAGGTGGTGTATATCGGCACCGACACCCTGTACCTGCTCAAGGTCGCCGGCCAGTCAGGCTTCCGCGTGCGCCAGCAGAACCGCGGCGGGGCCCTGCAGAGCCTGGCGCGTGGCGCCCAGGTGCGCCTTGATGTGCCGGCCGCCGCGGTGCGGGTGCTGGTCGAATGA
- a CDS encoding AraC family transcriptional regulator, translated as MSVLPEQRVLTTLHTVALAVQALGHGGVAAELVLDGSGITAGELDNPARLISHAQELRVLANACAYNRDPALGLSLGKRMHVSAYGILGYTMLASRTLGEALRLAIAHPALLGTYFQLNLLAADDEVRLTAAGYRYASQMEVFNTELCLASLLTVVQDLLGESVRPRRLLLAYRSPPHGASYGEKLGCPVEFGAGSNALCFNPALLERPLPLADPVSHQHGLQQCLQLETQFHSRQDLCEQIRQQLNGDLAGCASLEQVAGRLHRSARTLRRHLQQLNTSFQHLLDEVRYDKARQLLQQTDLPIYLIAEQLGYSEAASFRHAFQRWSGLAPSDFRR; from the coding sequence ATGTCAGTGTTACCCGAACAGCGCGTTCTCACCACCCTGCACACCGTGGCGCTGGCCGTGCAGGCCCTCGGTCATGGCGGCGTCGCGGCCGAGCTGGTGCTGGACGGCAGTGGCATCACCGCCGGTGAGCTGGACAACCCGGCGCGCCTGATCAGCCATGCCCAGGAACTGCGCGTGCTGGCTAATGCCTGTGCGTATAACCGCGACCCGGCGCTGGGCCTGAGCCTGGGCAAACGCATGCACGTTTCGGCCTACGGCATCCTCGGTTACACCATGCTCGCCAGTCGCACCCTGGGCGAGGCGTTGCGCCTGGCCATCGCCCACCCGGCGCTGCTCGGCACCTATTTTCAGCTCAATCTGCTGGCAGCCGATGACGAAGTCCGGCTGACCGCTGCCGGCTACCGCTACGCCTCGCAAATGGAGGTGTTCAATACCGAGCTGTGCCTGGCCTCGCTGCTCACCGTGGTGCAGGACCTGCTCGGCGAGTCGGTACGCCCGCGCCGTCTGCTGCTGGCCTACCGCAGCCCGCCACATGGCGCCAGCTATGGCGAGAAACTCGGTTGCCCGGTGGAATTCGGCGCCGGCAGCAATGCCCTGTGCTTCAATCCCGCGCTGCTCGAACGGCCTCTGCCGCTGGCCGACCCGGTCAGTCATCAGCACGGCCTGCAGCAGTGCCTGCAGTTGGAAACCCAGTTCCACAGCCGCCAGGACCTGTGCGAGCAGATCCGCCAGCAACTCAATGGCGACCTGGCCGGCTGCGCTAGCCTGGAGCAGGTGGCGGGCCGCCTGCACCGCTCCGCGCGCACCCTGCGCCGTCATCTGCAACAGCTCAACACCAGCTTCCAGCACCTGCTCGACGAGGTGCGCTACGACAAGGCGCGCCAGCTGCTGCAGCAGACCGACCTACCGATCTACCTGATCGCCGAACAGCTCGGCTACAGCGAAGCGGCCAGCTTCCGCCACGCCTTCCAGCGCTGGAGCGGCCTGGCGCCGAGCGACTTCCGCCGCTAG
- a CDS encoding SdiA-regulated domain-containing protein, which produces MRRLTQARFFVPALLLAALLLAAVAAQYFRLFERGWFLVQEWRHAAEWREQSIWLPDYVATLQAQPIIGLDADVSALTYDPDRRSLFTVTNKKSEIIELSLDGRVLRRVPIVGFGDPEAIEYISPGIYVVTDEREQRLFRVHLSEDTAFVDAADSEQLSLGIGRNGNKGFEGLAYDATNQRLFAAKERDPVQIFEIHGFPHSNPDKPFAVHVVDDPERDAGLFVRDLSSLQYDERSGHLLALSDESRLVLELNVDGKPISMLSLVGGRHDLKKGVPQAEGVAMDDDGNLYVVSEPNLFYVFKKQAAQ; this is translated from the coding sequence ATGCGACGCCTGACCCAAGCCCGCTTCTTCGTGCCGGCGCTACTGCTGGCCGCTCTGCTGCTCGCTGCAGTGGCCGCCCAGTATTTTCGCCTGTTCGAAAGAGGCTGGTTTCTAGTGCAAGAATGGCGCCATGCCGCCGAGTGGCGTGAACAGTCGATCTGGCTGCCGGACTATGTCGCCACCTTGCAGGCGCAACCGATCATTGGCCTGGACGCCGATGTCTCGGCGCTGACCTACGATCCGGATCGCCGCAGCCTGTTCACCGTAACCAACAAAAAATCCGAGATCATCGAGCTGAGCCTCGACGGTCGGGTCCTGCGGCGTGTGCCCATCGTCGGCTTCGGCGACCCGGAAGCGATCGAGTACATCAGCCCCGGCATCTACGTAGTCACCGACGAGCGCGAGCAGCGCCTGTTCCGCGTGCACCTCAGCGAGGACACCGCTTTCGTCGACGCCGCCGACTCCGAACAGCTGTCTCTGGGCATCGGTCGCAACGGCAACAAGGGTTTCGAGGGGCTGGCCTACGACGCGACCAACCAGCGTCTGTTCGCCGCCAAGGAACGCGACCCGGTGCAGATCTTCGAGATCCACGGTTTCCCCCACAGCAACCCGGACAAGCCCTTCGCCGTGCATGTGGTCGACGACCCCGAGCGCGATGCAGGGCTGTTTGTGCGTGACCTGTCCAGCCTGCAATACGACGAGCGCAGCGGCCACCTGCTGGCGCTGTCCGACGAATCGCGTCTGGTGCTGGAGCTGAATGTCGACGGCAAGCCGATCAGCATGCTGTCCCTGGTCGGCGGCCGGCACGACCTCAAGAAGGGGGTGCCGCAGGCCGAGGGTGTGGCCATGGACGACGATGGCAACCTGTACGTGGTGAGCGAGCCGAACCTGTTTTACGTGTTCAAGAAACAGGCGGCGCAATAA
- a CDS encoding YegP family protein — protein sequence MASKFVLKTASNGQFHFNLHAGNGEIILNSEQYKAKQSALDGIESVRKNAQREGAFEVKAAAGGKFHFVLKASNGQVIGQSQMYASEAGAEGGCDSVRKSAPEASLQDEA from the coding sequence ATGGCCAGCAAGTTCGTTCTGAAGACCGCCAGCAATGGTCAGTTCCACTTCAATCTGCATGCCGGCAACGGCGAGATCATCCTCAATAGCGAGCAGTACAAGGCCAAGCAGTCGGCCCTGGACGGTATCGAGTCGGTGCGCAAGAACGCCCAGCGCGAGGGCGCCTTCGAGGTCAAGGCCGCCGCCGGCGGCAAGTTCCACTTCGTGCTCAAGGCCAGCAATGGCCAGGTGATCGGCCAGAGCCAGATGTACGCCAGCGAGGCCGGCGCAGAAGGCGGTTGCGACTCGGTGAGGAAGAGTGCGCCGGAAGCGAGTTTGCAGGACGAGGCTTGA
- a CDS encoding LysR family transcriptional regulator: protein MTLALPDIKLLRIFATVVRCQGFAAAQQELNLSTSAISTYMSQLETQLGLSLCHRGRGGFSLTSKGELFHQEALRLLAELEGFERYSAALKGELRGTLNLGVLDSTVSDPALPLAEVIGAHSQEHPAVHLHLAVMSPAELQLAVLENRLDLAIGAFYTRMNGLVYQALYREQHWLYCSDRHALFEQRRIPAEVITQQRMVGRGYWSQSELARHGFKHSAATVESMEAQLILVLSGAYIGYLPEHYAQPWVEQGRLKVLLPTTFGYQAPFSLVQRRGRGREPLIQTFRDLLRAQLNPA, encoded by the coding sequence ATGACCCTCGCCCTGCCCGATATCAAGCTGCTGCGCATCTTCGCCACCGTGGTGCGCTGCCAGGGTTTTGCCGCCGCCCAGCAGGAGCTCAACTTGTCGACCTCGGCGATCAGCACCTACATGAGCCAGCTGGAAACCCAGCTGGGCCTGAGCCTGTGCCACCGCGGCCGCGGCGGTTTCAGCCTGACCAGCAAGGGCGAGCTGTTCCACCAGGAAGCCTTGCGCCTGCTGGCCGAGCTGGAAGGTTTCGAGCGTTACTCGGCGGCGCTCAAGGGCGAGCTGCGCGGCACCCTCAACCTCGGCGTGCTCGACTCCACGGTGAGCGACCCAGCGCTGCCGCTGGCCGAGGTGATCGGCGCGCACAGTCAGGAACACCCGGCGGTGCACCTGCACCTGGCGGTGATGAGCCCGGCCGAGCTGCAGCTGGCGGTGCTGGAGAATCGCCTGGACCTGGCCATCGGCGCCTTCTACACGCGGATGAACGGCCTGGTCTACCAGGCGCTGTACCGCGAGCAGCACTGGCTGTACTGCAGTGATCGCCATGCGCTGTTCGAGCAGCGGCGCATTCCCGCCGAGGTGATCACCCAACAGCGCATGGTCGGTCGTGGCTACTGGAGCCAGAGCGAACTGGCCCGGCATGGCTTCAAGCACAGCGCGGCGACGGTGGAGTCGATGGAGGCGCAGCTGATCCTGGTGCTGTCCGGCGCCTATATCGGCTACCTGCCGGAGCACTACGCGCAGCCCTGGGTCGAGCAGGGCCGGCTCAAGGTGCTGCTGCCCACCACCTTCGGCTACCAGGCGCCGTTCTCCCTGGTGCAGCGCCGCGGGCGCGGGCGCGAACCGCTGATCCAGACCTTCCGTGACCTGCTGCGGGCCCAGCTCAATCCGGCCTAG
- the speB gene encoding agmatinase: MDKILHQPLGGNEMPRFGGIATMMRLPHIQSTEEKRQLDAAFVGIPLDIGTSLRSGTRFGPREIRAQSVMIRPYNMATGAAPFDSLNVADIGDVAINTFNLLDAVRIIEEAYDEIVELDIKPLTLGGDHTITLPILRALHKKYGKIGLVHIDAHADVNDHMFGEKIAHGTTFRRAQEEGLLDSERVVQIGLRAQGYTAEDFNWSRKQGFRVVQAEECWHKSLEPLMAEVREKVGGGPVYLSFDIDGIDPAWAPGTGTPEIGGLTTIQAMEIIRGCQGLDIIGGDLVEVSPPYDTTGNTSLLGANLLYEMLCVLPGVTRK; encoded by the coding sequence GTGGACAAGATCCTCCACCAGCCCCTGGGCGGCAATGAAATGCCCCGTTTCGGCGGCATCGCCACCATGATGCGTCTGCCACACATCCAGAGCACTGAAGAGAAGCGCCAACTCGATGCGGCCTTCGTCGGCATCCCCCTGGATATCGGCACCTCGCTGCGCTCCGGGACCCGCTTCGGCCCGCGTGAAATCCGCGCCCAGTCGGTGATGATCCGCCCGTACAACATGGCCACCGGTGCCGCACCGTTCGACTCGCTGAACGTGGCCGACATCGGCGACGTGGCGATCAACACCTTCAACCTGCTTGATGCCGTGCGCATCATCGAAGAGGCCTACGACGAGATCGTCGAACTCGACATCAAGCCGTTGACCCTGGGCGGCGACCACACCATCACCCTGCCGATCCTGCGCGCCCTGCACAAGAAGTACGGCAAGATCGGCCTGGTGCATATCGACGCGCATGCCGATGTGAACGACCACATGTTCGGCGAGAAGATCGCCCACGGCACCACCTTCCGCCGCGCCCAGGAGGAAGGCCTGCTCGACAGCGAGCGCGTGGTGCAGATCGGCCTGCGCGCCCAGGGCTACACCGCCGAGGACTTCAACTGGAGCCGCAAGCAGGGCTTCCGCGTGGTTCAGGCTGAAGAGTGCTGGCACAAATCGCTGGAGCCGCTGATGGCTGAAGTACGCGAAAAAGTCGGCGGCGGCCCGGTGTACCTGTCGTTCGACATCGACGGCATCGACCCAGCCTGGGCGCCCGGTACTGGCACCCCGGAAATCGGCGGACTGACCACCATCCAGGCCATGGAAATCATCCGCGGCTGCCAGGGCCTGGACATCATCGGCGGTGACCTGGTCGAGGTCTCCCCGCCCTACGACACCACCGGCAACACCTCGCTGCTGGGCGCCAACCTGCTCTATGAAATGCTCTGCGTGCTGCCGGGTGTGACGCGCAAATGA